A genomic stretch from Streptomyces sp. QL37 includes:
- a CDS encoding ABC transporter permease encodes MTVWKTSMRNFLAHKGRMALSAVAVLLSVAFVCGTLVFTDTMNTTFDKLFAASSADVTVSPKAAGGADDTPENGKPESLPASTVAQVEKADGVKAAEGGVSSMSVTVVDSRNKNMGSETGAPTIAGNWTRNDLRSMEIASGHAPRGPTEVMVDADTAEKHHLKIGDELRTIAVTGDIKARISGIAAFTVTNPGAAVVFLDTATAQKNLLGAAGRFTHISVTADSGVSDTQLKKNVAAALGGGAYKLQTQDEAADANKDSMGSFLDVMKYAMLGFAGIAFLVGIFLIVNTFSMLVAQRTREIGLMRAIGSSRKQVNRSVLVEAVLLGIVGSVLGVAAGIGLAVGLMKLMGAIGMELSTEDLTIAWTTPVTGLVLGIVVTVLAAYIPARRAGKVSPMAALRDAGTPADAKSGWIRAGIGLVLTGAGAAGLWATTRVDEASEGSLYLGLGVVLTLIGFIVIGPLLAGAVVRVLGLVVLRLFGPVGRLAERNALRNPRRTGATGAALMIGLALVACLSVVGSSMVASATDELDKSVGTDFIVQSNTGQLIVPQAADAIEKAPGIEHVTNYKVLAAKLTNPDGSSSDDHVTAADPTYPQDLRRETVAGDLAKAYGADSMSVGSDYAAQHGIEVGDELTVAFKAGDTAKLKVAAITSDDTSVDQGAMYINVSTAERHVAADRMPENMIMFAAAEDGKEKEAYAAIKSSLAAYPQYKVQNQADFKEDLKDQIGQLLNIVYGLLALAIIVAVLGVVNTLALSVVERTREIGLMRAIGLSRRQLRRMIRLESVVIALFGALLGLGLGMGWGTSAQKLLALEGLGVLEIPWPTIITVFVASAFVGLFAALVPAFRAGRMNVLNAIATDG; translated from the coding sequence ATGACCGTCTGGAAGACCTCGATGCGCAACTTCCTCGCGCACAAGGGGCGGATGGCCCTCTCCGCCGTCGCCGTCCTGCTGTCGGTGGCGTTCGTGTGCGGCACGCTCGTCTTCACCGACACGATGAACACGACCTTCGACAAGCTCTTCGCGGCCTCGTCCGCCGATGTGACCGTGAGCCCGAAGGCGGCCGGGGGCGCCGACGACACCCCGGAGAACGGCAAGCCCGAATCGCTGCCCGCCTCCACCGTCGCACAGGTCGAGAAGGCCGACGGGGTGAAGGCGGCCGAGGGCGGCGTCTCCAGCATGTCCGTCACGGTCGTCGACAGCCGCAACAAGAACATGGGCTCGGAGACCGGAGCCCCGACGATCGCAGGCAACTGGACGCGCAACGACCTGCGTTCCATGGAGATCGCCTCCGGTCACGCCCCGCGCGGCCCGACCGAGGTCATGGTCGACGCCGACACCGCGGAGAAGCACCATCTGAAGATCGGTGACGAGCTGCGCACCATCGCGGTCACCGGCGACATCAAGGCGAGGATCAGCGGCATCGCCGCCTTCACCGTCACCAACCCGGGCGCGGCCGTCGTCTTCCTCGACACGGCCACCGCTCAGAAGAATCTGCTGGGTGCCGCCGGCCGCTTCACCCACATCTCGGTCACGGCCGACTCCGGTGTCAGCGACACCCAGTTGAAGAAGAACGTCGCCGCGGCCCTGGGCGGCGGTGCGTACAAGCTGCAGACCCAGGACGAGGCCGCGGACGCCAACAAGGACTCCATGGGCTCCTTCCTGGACGTCATGAAGTACGCGATGCTCGGCTTCGCCGGGATCGCCTTCCTGGTCGGTATCTTCCTGATCGTCAACACCTTCTCGATGCTGGTCGCCCAGCGCACCCGGGAGATCGGCCTGATGCGGGCCATCGGCTCCAGCCGGAAGCAGGTCAACCGGTCGGTGCTCGTCGAGGCGGTGCTCCTGGGCATCGTCGGATCGGTCCTGGGGGTCGCGGCCGGCATCGGTCTCGCCGTCGGGCTGATGAAGCTCATGGGCGCCATCGGCATGGAGCTGTCCACCGAGGACCTCACCATCGCCTGGACGACACCGGTGACCGGACTGGTGCTCGGCATCGTCGTCACCGTCCTCGCCGCCTACATCCCGGCCCGCCGGGCCGGCAAGGTCTCCCCGATGGCCGCGCTGCGGGACGCCGGCACCCCGGCGGACGCGAAGTCCGGCTGGATCCGCGCCGGAATCGGCCTGGTCCTCACCGGGGCCGGTGCCGCCGGCCTGTGGGCGACGACCCGGGTGGACGAGGCGAGTGAGGGCTCGCTCTACCTCGGCCTGGGCGTGGTCCTCACCCTCATCGGCTTCATCGTGATCGGCCCGCTGCTCGCCGGTGCGGTCGTGCGGGTCCTCGGCCTCGTCGTCCTGCGGCTGTTCGGCCCGGTCGGGCGGCTGGCGGAACGCAACGCGCTGCGCAACCCCCGGCGTACGGGAGCGACCGGCGCCGCCCTGATGATCGGCCTGGCCCTGGTGGCGTGCCTGTCGGTCGTCGGCTCGTCCATGGTCGCCTCGGCCACCGACGAGCTGGACAAGTCGGTCGGCACGGACTTCATCGTCCAGTCGAACACCGGCCAGCTGATCGTGCCGCAGGCCGCGGACGCCATCGAGAAGGCCCCCGGCATCGAGCACGTGACGAACTACAAGGTGCTCGCCGCGAAGCTCACCAACCCCGACGGTTCGTCGTCGGACGACCACGTCACCGCCGCCGACCCGACGTACCCGCAGGACCTGCGGCGCGAGACCGTCGCCGGCGACCTGGCGAAGGCGTACGGCGCGGACTCCATGTCGGTCGGGTCGGACTACGCCGCCCAGCACGGGATCGAGGTCGGGGACGAGCTCACCGTCGCCTTCAAGGCCGGCGACACCGCGAAGCTGAAGGTCGCCGCGATCACCTCGGACGACACGAGCGTCGACCAGGGGGCGATGTACATCAACGTCTCCACGGCCGAGCGTCACGTCGCCGCCGACCGGATGCCCGAGAACATGATCATGTTCGCCGCGGCGGAGGACGGCAAGGAGAAGGAGGCGTACGCGGCCATCAAGAGCTCGCTCGCCGCCTACCCGCAGTACAAGGTGCAGAACCAGGCCGACTTCAAGGAGGACCTGAAGGACCAGATCGGCCAGCTGCTGAACATCGTGTACGGGCTGCTCGCACTGGCGATCATCGTCGCGGTGCTCGGTGTGGTGAACACCCTGGCCCTGTCGGTGGTCGAGCGGACCCGTGAGATCGGCCTGATGCGGGCGATCGGCCTCTCCCGCCGTCAGCTGCGGCGCATGATCCGGCTGGAGTCCGTGGTGATCGCCCTGTTCGGCGCGCTGCTCGGGCTCGGCCTGGGCATGGGCTGGGGAACCTCGGCCCAGAAGCTGCTGGCCCTGGAGGGGCTCGGGGTCCTGGAGATCCCGTGGCCGACGATCATCACCGTGTTCGTCGCCTCGGCCTTCGTCGGACTGTTCGCCGCCCTGGTCCCGGCCTTCCGGGCCGGCCGGATGAACGTCCTGAACGCCATCGCCACGGACGGGTGA
- a CDS encoding ABC transporter ATP-binding protein: MTTAVTIPRHGDTGGRTAVAARARQVVKAYGAGETRVVALDHVDVDIVRGQFTAIMGPSGSGKSTLMHCLAGLDTVTSGQIHLADTEITGLKDKKLTQLRRDRIGFIFQAFNLLPTLNAIENITLPMDIAGRRPDAGWLRQVVETVGLAERLKHRPTQLSGGQQQRVAVARALAARPEIIFGDEPTGNLDSRAGAEVLSFLRKSVDELGQTIVMVTHDPVAASYADRVLYLADGSIVDEMKNPTAEQVLDRMKDFDARGRTS, translated from the coding sequence GTGACAACGGCTGTAACCATTCCCAGGCACGGGGACACTGGAGGGCGTACGGCCGTTGCTGCGCGAGCGCGGCAGGTCGTCAAGGCGTACGGGGCGGGGGAGACCCGGGTCGTGGCGCTGGACCATGTCGACGTGGACATCGTCCGCGGGCAGTTCACGGCGATCATGGGCCCGTCCGGGTCGGGCAAGTCGACCCTGATGCACTGCCTGGCGGGTCTGGACACGGTGACCTCGGGGCAGATCCACCTCGCCGACACCGAGATCACGGGGCTCAAGGACAAGAAGCTGACGCAGCTGCGCCGGGACCGTATCGGCTTCATCTTCCAGGCGTTCAACCTGCTCCCGACGCTCAACGCGATCGAGAACATCACGCTGCCGATGGACATCGCGGGCCGTAGGCCCGACGCCGGCTGGCTGCGGCAGGTCGTGGAGACCGTCGGTCTCGCCGAGCGGCTCAAGCACCGGCCGACGCAGCTCTCCGGCGGTCAGCAGCAGCGCGTCGCGGTGGCCAGGGCGCTCGCCGCCCGCCCCGAGATCATCTTCGGTGACGAGCCCACGGGGAACCTGGACTCGCGGGCCGGCGCCGAGGTGCTGTCCTTCCTGCGCAAGTCGGTCGACGAGCTCGGCCAGACCATCGTCATGGTCACCCACGACCCGGTGGCCGCCTCCTACGCGGACCGGGTCCTCTACCTCGCCGACGGTTCCATCGTCGACGAGATGAAGAACCCGACCGCCGAGCAGGTCCTCGACCGGATGAAGGACTTCGACGCACGCGGGCGGACGTCATGA
- a CDS encoding MFS transporter, translated as MGGTDGTGGTDSPEAVRGTTAPGTPRDTDRSRRPVAAALMLGMGLAAIDGTIVATAVPQIVGDLGGFSVFSWLFSGYLLAVTVTLPVYGKLSDTFGRKPVLIAGIILFLAGSLLCAAAWNMAALIAFRVVQGLGGGALQGTVQTIAADLYPLKERPKIQAKLSTVWATSAVAGPAVGGLLAAYADWRWIFLINLPVGAVALWLVVRHLHEPARPRPATRPRIDWAGALAVFATGALLLTALVQGGVAWPWLSAPSLGLLGASAALAALTVLIERRAAEPVIPGWVWRRRTIASVNLALGAMGLLMVAPTVFLPTYAQSVLGLGPIAAGFVLSVMTLSWPVAAALSDRVYNRIGFRRTAIIGMSGALLVLLCFPLLPYPGTAWQPALLMLLLGATLGLFQLPLIVGVQSTVGWAERGTTTASVLFCRQVGQSLGAALFGAVANGVLASRLADSPDPGLPDDLDAVSHALEDPAALSAAATEYLRRAVDTAVDHVFTGAAVAAALALLVLVVLAPRRFPVLDEHESTPRTPKD; from the coding sequence GTGGGCGGCACGGACGGCACCGGCGGTACGGACAGCCCTGAAGCGGTGCGCGGGACCACCGCACCCGGGACGCCGAGGGACACCGACCGGAGCCGCCGCCCCGTCGCGGCGGCCCTCATGCTCGGCATGGGACTCGCCGCCATCGACGGCACCATCGTGGCGACCGCCGTGCCGCAGATCGTCGGCGACCTCGGCGGGTTCTCCGTCTTCTCCTGGCTCTTCTCCGGCTATCTGCTCGCCGTGACCGTCACCCTGCCGGTGTACGGGAAACTCTCCGACACCTTCGGCCGAAAGCCCGTCCTGATCGCCGGGATCATCCTCTTCCTGGCCGGCTCCCTGCTCTGCGCCGCCGCCTGGAACATGGCCGCCCTCATCGCGTTCCGCGTCGTCCAGGGTCTCGGCGGCGGCGCCCTCCAGGGCACGGTGCAGACCATCGCCGCCGACCTGTACCCCCTCAAGGAACGGCCGAAGATCCAGGCGAAACTCTCCACCGTCTGGGCCACATCGGCCGTGGCCGGGCCCGCCGTCGGCGGGCTCCTCGCCGCGTACGCCGACTGGCGCTGGATCTTCCTGATCAACCTGCCGGTCGGCGCCGTCGCCCTCTGGCTGGTGGTCCGTCACCTCCACGAACCGGCCAGGCCGCGCCCCGCCACCCGGCCCCGCATCGACTGGGCGGGCGCCCTCGCGGTCTTCGCCACCGGCGCGCTCCTGCTGACCGCGCTCGTCCAGGGCGGCGTCGCCTGGCCCTGGCTCTCCGCCCCCTCGCTCGGGCTGCTGGGGGCGAGCGCCGCGCTGGCCGCCCTGACCGTCCTCATCGAGCGCCGCGCCGCGGAGCCCGTCATACCCGGCTGGGTCTGGCGGCGCCGCACCATCGCCTCGGTCAATCTCGCCCTCGGCGCGATGGGACTGCTCATGGTCGCGCCGACCGTCTTCCTGCCGACCTACGCCCAGTCCGTCCTCGGGCTCGGCCCGATCGCCGCCGGGTTCGTCCTCTCCGTGATGACCCTGAGCTGGCCGGTCGCCGCCGCCCTCTCCGACCGGGTCTACAACCGCATCGGCTTCCGCCGCACCGCGATCATCGGCATGTCCGGGGCCCTGCTGGTCCTGCTCTGCTTCCCGCTCCTGCCCTACCCCGGCACCGCCTGGCAGCCCGCCCTGCTCATGCTGCTGCTCGGCGCGACCCTCGGTCTCTTCCAACTCCCCCTGATCGTCGGGGTCCAGTCCACGGTCGGCTGGGCCGAGCGGGGCACCACCACGGCGTCCGTGCTCTTCTGCCGCCAGGTCGGCCAGAGCCTCGGTGCCGCGCTCTTCGGCGCCGTCGCCAACGGCGTGCTCGCCTCCCGGCTGGCCGACTCCCCCGACCCCGGCCTGCCCGACGACCTGGACGCGGTGTCGCACGCCCTCGAGGACCCGGCCGCCCTGTCCGCCGCGGCGACGGAGTATCTGCGGCGGGCCGTCGACACCGCCGTGGACCACGTGTTCACCGGCGCCGCGGTCGCCGCCGCCCTCGCCCTGCTGGTCCTCGTCGTCCTGGCCCCGCGCCGCTTCCCCGTCCTGGACGAACACGAGAGCACTCCCCGGACACCGAAGGACTAG
- a CDS encoding DUF485 domain-containing protein — MPGRAPAPGHHSDLRRLRTAYRLLRRVSALTALGYFTLFLLLSGYAPTLMTRPVGDGGLTTGLLLGLGQPPAALAVCGGPARRTVDPLSAGLRDRAGHAKAGAPAPDRRRGPGR; from the coding sequence GTGCCCGGCCGTGCCCCGGCGCCCGGGCACCACAGCGACCTGCGACGGCTCCGCACCGCCTACCGGCTGCTGCGCCGCGTCTCGGCCCTCACCGCCCTCGGCTACTTCACCCTCTTCCTCCTGCTGTCCGGCTACGCGCCCACCCTGATGACGCGCCCCGTCGGCGACGGCGGACTCACCACCGGCCTCCTCCTAGGCCTTGGCCAGCCCCCCGCCGCGCTCGCCGTCTGCGGGGGGCCCGCCCGCCGCACCGTCGACCCGCTCAGCGCCGGACTCCGCGACCGGGCCGGCCACGCGAAGGCCGGCGCACCGGCCCCGGACCGCAGGAGGGGGCCGGGCCGGTGA
- a CDS encoding DUF485 domain-containing protein codes for MPGRRGTAGHHSDLRRLRTAYRLLRRVSALTALGYFTLFLLLSGYAPTLMTRPVGDGGLTTGLLLGLGQLPVALAAIAVYEWTARRTVDPLSAGLRDRAGHAKAGAPAPDRRRGPGR; via the coding sequence GTGCCCGGGCGCCGGGGCACGGCCGGGCACCACAGCGACCTGCGACGGCTCCGCACCGCCTACCGGCTGCTGCGCCGCGTCTCGGCCCTCACCGCCCTCGGCTACTTCACCCTCTTCCTCCTGCTGTCCGGCTACGCGCCCACCCTGATGACGCGCCCCGTCGGCGACGGCGGACTCACCACCGGCCTCCTCCTAGGCCTTGGCCAGCTCCCCGTCGCGCTCGCCGCGATCGCCGTCTACGAGTGGACCGCCCGCCGCACCGTCGACCCGCTCAGCGCCGGACTCCGCGACCGGGCCGGCCACGCGAAGGCCGGCGCACCGGCCCCGGACCGCAGGAGGGGGCCGGGCCGGTGA
- a CDS encoding cation acetate symporter, which yields MSLTAFIAVATLTLLLCVMTGPDRDDLDAFYTGYRALTPLRCGLAIAGDYLSAATVLSTTGVIALTGHDGLVLALSTTLSLVLLMFLLAEPLRNAGRFTMGDILTRRAPGRAARVASCTVTLAALLPLMVVQLAGSGDLLAFILGFDSSGFRTGSIITLGVVMIGYAAIGGMKGTALIQIVKTLALLGAGLLVSALVLDRFGWDPGALLRAAESGSGAGAAYLHSGLQFGGSDLDMISSELTVVLGAACLPHITMRMAGVRNARAVRRSLSWAVCVVVGLCLLLTVIGFGAAALVGGERITAAGAQGNSAVLLATAAVAGGGRTGALVVTTMTTAIFLTLLASVAGMILACANSLAHDLFAHGRRNREPMRPRTEMAAAQAAAVGVGALAVALAVLARHWNVQALVTLSFCVGASAIAPALVYSMFWRRFTRTGLLCTLLGGTTCVFVLITGTDLVSGSPGSVFPHHDFNWFPLTTTGLVSIPFGFLAGWLGTLYGRDADPEGQRRQYEAVEPLILAGAPPAGRR from the coding sequence ATGTCCCTCACCGCGTTCATCGCCGTCGCCACTCTCACCCTGCTGCTCTGCGTCATGACCGGACCCGACCGCGACGACCTCGACGCGTTCTACACCGGCTACCGCGCCCTCACCCCCCTGCGGTGCGGGCTCGCCATCGCCGGGGACTACCTCTCCGCCGCGACCGTCCTCTCCACCACCGGCGTCATCGCCCTCACCGGCCACGACGGCCTCGTACTCGCGCTCAGCACGACGCTCTCGCTGGTCCTGCTGATGTTCCTGCTCGCCGAACCCCTGCGTAACGCGGGCAGGTTCACCATGGGTGACATCCTGACCCGCCGGGCCCCCGGCCGGGCGGCCCGCGTCGCCTCCTGCACCGTCACCCTCGCCGCGCTGCTGCCCCTGATGGTCGTCCAGCTCGCCGGCAGCGGCGATCTGCTCGCCTTCATCCTCGGCTTCGACAGCTCGGGCTTCCGCACCGGCTCGATCATCACCCTCGGCGTCGTCATGATCGGTTACGCGGCCATCGGCGGCATGAAGGGCACCGCCCTGATCCAGATCGTCAAGACCCTCGCGCTGCTGGGCGCGGGGCTCCTCGTCTCCGCACTCGTACTCGACCGCTTCGGCTGGGACCCCGGCGCCCTGCTCCGCGCCGCCGAGAGCGGGAGCGGGGCGGGCGCCGCCTATCTGCACTCCGGCCTCCAGTTCGGCGGCAGCGACCTCGACATGATCAGCAGCGAACTGACCGTCGTGCTCGGCGCCGCCTGCCTGCCGCACATCACCATGCGGATGGCCGGCGTCCGCAACGCCCGGGCGGTCCGCCGCTCCCTGTCCTGGGCCGTCTGCGTCGTCGTCGGCCTCTGCCTCCTCCTCACCGTCATCGGCTTCGGGGCCGCAGCCCTCGTCGGGGGCGAACGCATCACCGCTGCCGGGGCCCAGGGGAACAGCGCCGTCCTTTTGGCCACCGCAGCCGTCGCGGGAGGCGGCAGGACCGGGGCGCTCGTCGTCACCACCATGACCACGGCGATCTTCCTGACCCTGCTCGCCTCGGTCGCCGGAATGATCCTGGCCTGCGCCAACTCGCTCGCCCACGACCTCTTCGCCCACGGCCGGCGGAACCGGGAGCCGATGAGGCCCCGCACGGAGATGGCCGCGGCCCAGGCCGCGGCGGTCGGCGTCGGAGCACTCGCCGTCGCCCTCGCCGTCCTCGCCCGGCACTGGAACGTCCAGGCGCTGGTGACCCTGTCCTTCTGCGTCGGGGCGTCCGCCATCGCGCCGGCGCTCGTCTACAGCATGTTCTGGCGCCGCTTCACCCGCACCGGCCTGCTCTGCACCCTCCTCGGCGGCACCACCTGTGTGTTCGTCCTGATCACCGGCACCGACCTCGTCTCCGGCTCCCCCGGATCCGTCTTCCCCCACCACGACTTCAACTGGTTCCCGCTCACCACGACCGGCCTCGTCTCCATCCCCTTCGGCTTCCTCGCCGGATGGCTGGGCACCCTGTACGGCAGGGACGCGGACCCCGAAGGACAGCGCCGCCAGTACGAGGCCGTCGAGCCCTTGATCCTCGCGGGAGCCCCGCCCGCGGGACGGCGGTGA
- a CDS encoding MFS transporter has translation MDAPQPTARSGGVIATLAFAGTVAAVMQTLVTPLIAELPKLLDTTSSNAAWVITVTLLVSAVCVPVSGRLGDLLGKRRMLLVCAVPLVVGSVVCALASSVVPMIIGRGLQGMGMGMVPLGIALLRDVVPKEKMSSSIALVSASLGIGGALGLPIASAVAQYANWRVLFWGSAVLALIIFTLIWFLVPDVPAGAKGQRFDMPGALGLAVGLVCLLLAVSKGAEWGWTSTTTIGLFAASVVVLLVWGFWELRTKDPLVDLRTTARPRVLITNLASLFVGFGMYAGMLIAPQLLQFPEATGYGLGQSMLAAGLWMAPGGLMMMVISPLGGKLTDSRGPKFTLICGVLVIAGAYGLGILLMGSAWGLMLFLMVSSSGVGLAYGAMPALIMSSVPVSETAAANGFNTLMRALGTSIGAAVIGAVLAQMTTETAGYSFTSEAGFRTGLMFGCGVALVAVVISAFIPALRRPADGPVGQADAAAPEVATAKG, from the coding sequence ATGGATGCCCCCCAGCCGACCGCCAGATCAGGCGGTGTGATCGCCACGCTCGCCTTTGCGGGCACCGTGGCGGCGGTCATGCAGACCCTGGTCACCCCGCTCATCGCGGAGCTGCCGAAGCTCCTCGACACCACGTCCTCCAACGCCGCCTGGGTGATCACCGTCACCCTGCTGGTCTCGGCCGTGTGCGTGCCGGTCTCCGGACGGCTGGGTGACCTGCTGGGCAAGCGCCGGATGCTCCTCGTGTGCGCGGTGCCGCTGGTCGTCGGGTCGGTGGTGTGCGCGCTCGCCTCCTCCGTCGTCCCCATGATCATCGGGCGCGGACTGCAGGGGATGGGCATGGGCATGGTGCCGCTCGGCATCGCCCTGCTGCGTGACGTGGTGCCGAAGGAGAAGATGAGCTCCTCCATCGCCCTGGTCAGCGCCTCCCTGGGCATCGGCGGCGCCCTCGGTCTGCCGATCGCCTCGGCGGTCGCCCAGTACGCGAACTGGCGGGTGCTGTTCTGGGGGTCCGCCGTGCTGGCCCTCATCATCTTCACCCTGATCTGGTTCCTGGTCCCGGACGTCCCGGCCGGTGCCAAGGGGCAGCGTTTCGACATGCCCGGTGCCCTCGGCCTGGCCGTGGGTCTGGTCTGCCTGCTCCTCGCCGTCTCCAAGGGCGCCGAGTGGGGCTGGACCTCCACGACGACGATCGGCCTGTTCGCCGCCTCCGTCGTGGTGCTTCTCGTCTGGGGCTTCTGGGAGCTGCGGACCAAGGACCCGCTGGTCGACCTGCGCACCACGGCCCGTCCCCGGGTGCTGATCACCAACCTCGCGTCGCTCTTCGTCGGCTTCGGCATGTACGCGGGCATGCTGATCGCGCCGCAGCTCCTGCAGTTCCCCGAGGCCACCGGTTACGGGCTGGGCCAGTCGATGCTCGCGGCGGGTCTGTGGATGGCGCCCGGCGGCCTCATGATGATGGTCATCTCCCCGCTCGGCGGGAAGCTCACCGACTCCCGCGGCCCCAAGTTCACGCTGATCTGCGGTGTGCTGGTCATCGCCGGGGCCTACGGGCTGGGGATCCTCCTGATGGGCTCCGCCTGGGGGCTGATGCTGTTCCTCATGGTCAGCAGCAGCGGCGTCGGCCTGGCCTACGGTGCGATGCCCGCCCTGATCATGAGCTCGGTCCCGGTGTCCGAGACGGCCGCGGCCAACGGATTCAACACCCTCATGCGCGCGCTCGGCACATCGATCGGCGCCGCGGTGATCGGTGCGGTCCTCGCCCAGATGACCACGGAGACGGCCGGGTACAGCTTCACCTCCGAGGCCGGGTTCCGTACCGGCCTGATGTTCGGCTGCGGTGTCGCGCTGGTCGCCGTGGTGATCTCGGCGTTCATTCCCGCCCTCCGCCGTCCCGCCGACGGCCCCGTCGGGCAGGCCGACGCCGCCGCGCCGGAGGTGGCCACGGCCAAGGGCTGA
- a CDS encoding MarR family transcriptional regulator: MAGPTDDVEYEQMLLWRHDLAYHRGGRHANALLERSAYILLSRIRVQGPMTIGELSDAFGLDSSTLNRQTAAATRAGLTERIADPEGGMARKFRITDKGARLLDEERDRVVRALDQVMNDWPDEDIAAYATYLKRFNTGIERISKRPWPRP; the protein is encoded by the coding sequence ATGGCCGGACCCACCGACGACGTGGAGTACGAGCAGATGCTCCTCTGGCGACACGACCTCGCCTACCACCGCGGCGGACGCCACGCGAACGCCCTCCTCGAACGGAGCGCCTACATCCTGCTCAGCCGCATCCGCGTCCAGGGACCGATGACCATCGGCGAACTGAGCGACGCCTTCGGCCTCGACTCCTCCACCCTCAACCGCCAGACCGCCGCCGCGACACGCGCCGGACTGACCGAGCGCATCGCCGACCCGGAGGGCGGCATGGCCCGCAAGTTCCGCATCACCGACAAGGGCGCCCGCCTCCTCGACGAAGAACGCGACCGCGTCGTACGCGCCCTGGACCAGGTCATGAACGACTGGCCGGACGAGGACATAGCCGCCTACGCCACCTACCTCAAACGCTTCAACACCGGCATCGAGCGCATCTCCAAGCGCCCCTGGCCACGCCCCTGA
- a CDS encoding cellulose-binding protein has protein sequence MSGGPVSAHGFVGVRGRGYRPEQVDRTVASLSAERDGALERLALLRERAEELAAESARLGEVVASLAPQTFVSLGERAQQILALAEAEAEAARGAALEEAQALRDAADAAGREVREAARERAGAVRAAADARAEEVLAEARESAAALVEEARRQAGEMRGAAEEEMAGTRRRTAGVLAHQEQEHAERGKAAEGEIARAEAVAAEREAELAARGEALLERARRELAETEEAARHGQEDAEARAAELLSGARVAEERVVRETERILREHEEGREEVQAHMAHVRNSLAALTGRAAVPGPVGE, from the coding sequence ATGAGTGGTGGACCGGTGTCCGCGCACGGTTTTGTCGGTGTTCGGGGGCGTGGTTACCGCCCTGAGCAGGTGGACCGCACGGTGGCCTCGCTGTCGGCGGAGCGGGACGGGGCCCTGGAGCGCCTTGCCCTGCTGAGGGAGCGGGCCGAGGAGCTGGCGGCGGAGTCGGCGCGGCTGGGCGAGGTGGTGGCCTCGCTCGCGCCGCAGACGTTTGTGTCGCTGGGGGAGCGTGCCCAGCAGATTCTCGCTCTGGCCGAGGCCGAGGCGGAGGCGGCGCGGGGTGCGGCGCTGGAGGAGGCGCAGGCGCTGCGGGACGCGGCGGACGCGGCGGGCCGGGAGGTCCGCGAGGCGGCGCGCGAGCGGGCGGGGGCCGTGCGGGCGGCGGCGGACGCCCGTGCGGAGGAGGTGCTGGCCGAGGCGCGGGAGAGTGCCGCGGCGCTGGTGGAGGAGGCGCGTCGGCAGGCCGGTGAGATGCGGGGGGCCGCTGAGGAGGAGATGGCCGGTACGCGTCGTCGTACGGCGGGTGTGCTGGCGCACCAGGAGCAGGAGCATGCCGAGCGGGGCAAGGCGGCGGAGGGTGAGATCGCCCGTGCGGAGGCGGTCGCGGCGGAGCGCGAGGCGGAGCTGGCGGCGCGTGGGGAGGCGCTGCTCGAGAGGGCGCGGCGGGAGCTCGCGGAGACGGAGGAGGCGGCCCGGCACGGTCAGGAGGACGCGGAGGCGCGGGCGGCCGAGCTGTTGTCCGGGGCCAGGGTGGCGGAGGAGCGTGTGGTGCGGGAGACCGAGCGGATCCTGCGGGAGCACGAGGAGGGCCGCGAGGAGGTGCAGGCGCACATGGCGCACGTACGCAATTCGCTGGCGGCGCTGACGGGGCGCGCGGCGGTGCCGGGTCCTGTGGGGGAGTGA